A single region of the Streptomyces virginiae genome encodes:
- a CDS encoding deoxyguanosinetriphosphate triphosphohydrolase, with protein MEGTTHALTDDHRDLYDAADTERWAAEPDKRPGRTAFQRDRARVLHSAALRRLAGKTQVVTPGTRSYDWDASPRTRLTHSLECAQVGRELGAALGCDPDLVEAACLSHDMGHPPFGHNGEEALNEFAKDCGGFEGNAQSLRLLTRLEPKRFVPDPTSGELVSVGLNLTRACLDAATKYPWARGDHPTDPDSVKFGAYEDDLPVFAWLRRGAPADRKCFEAQVMDWADDVAYSVHDFEDGLHAGHLDPNMLYAEPDRAAIWQVAIGRYVPADTAPEELRTALDRLMEQEWWPHGYDGSALAQSRLKDATSQLIGRFCLAAEGATREAYGSGRLTRYGAELVIPREARNECAVLKAVADLYVMQRDEQERIRADQRIVLAELAEALSARAPEGLDPQFRAIFDAAPDDKARKRAVIDQIACLTDASARSLHARLTRRGRRAER; from the coding sequence ATGGAAGGCACCACGCACGCCCTCACCGACGACCACCGCGACCTCTACGACGCGGCCGACACCGAACGCTGGGCCGCCGAGCCCGACAAACGGCCCGGCCGGACCGCCTTCCAGCGCGACCGCGCCCGCGTGTTGCACTCGGCCGCGCTGCGCCGCCTCGCCGGGAAGACCCAGGTCGTCACCCCCGGCACCCGTTCCTACGACTGGGACGCGAGCCCCCGGACCCGCCTGACGCACTCCCTGGAGTGCGCCCAGGTCGGGCGGGAGCTCGGCGCCGCGCTCGGCTGCGACCCCGACCTCGTCGAAGCCGCCTGCCTCTCCCACGACATGGGCCACCCGCCCTTCGGCCACAACGGCGAGGAGGCGCTCAACGAGTTCGCCAAGGACTGCGGCGGCTTCGAGGGCAACGCCCAGTCGCTGCGCCTGCTGACCCGCCTGGAGCCCAAGCGGTTCGTGCCCGACCCGACGAGCGGCGAGCTCGTCAGCGTCGGCCTCAACCTCACCCGGGCCTGTCTGGACGCCGCCACCAAGTACCCGTGGGCCCGCGGGGACCACCCCACCGACCCCGACTCGGTCAAGTTCGGCGCGTACGAGGACGACCTGCCGGTCTTCGCGTGGCTGCGCCGCGGCGCGCCCGCGGACCGCAAGTGCTTCGAGGCCCAGGTCATGGACTGGGCGGACGACGTCGCGTACTCCGTCCACGACTTCGAGGACGGCCTGCACGCCGGCCACCTCGACCCCAACATGCTCTACGCCGAGCCCGACCGCGCGGCGATCTGGCAGGTGGCCATCGGCCGGTACGTCCCCGCCGACACCGCGCCCGAGGAGCTGCGGACCGCCCTCGACCGTCTGATGGAGCAGGAGTGGTGGCCGCACGGGTACGACGGTTCGGCTCTCGCCCAGTCCCGGCTGAAGGACGCCACGAGCCAGCTGATCGGCCGGTTCTGCCTGGCCGCCGAGGGCGCCACCCGCGAGGCGTACGGATCCGGCCGTCTCACCCGCTACGGCGCCGAACTGGTGATCCCGCGCGAGGCGCGCAACGAGTGCGCGGTGCTCAAGGCGGTCGCCGACCTGTACGTGATGCAGCGCGACGAGCAGGAACGGATCCGCGCCGACCAGCGCATCGTCCTGGCCGAACTCGCGGAGGCGCTGAGCGCCCGCGCTCCCGAGGGGCTGGACCCGCAGTTCCGAGCCATCTTCGACGCGGCCCCGGACGACAAGGCCAGGAAAAGGGCGGTCATCGACCAGATCGCGTGCCTCACCGACGCATCCGCCCGTTCCCTTCACGCACGCCTCACCCGGCGCGGCCGACGCGCCGAAAGGTGA